One Brassica napus cultivar Da-Ae chromosome C2, Da-Ae, whole genome shotgun sequence DNA window includes the following coding sequences:
- the LOC106382267 gene encoding chalcone synthase-like: MVMGALSLDEIRKAQRGDGPASILAIGTANPPNQVIQAEYPDYYFRITNSEHMTDLKEKFKRMCDKSMIRKRYMHLTEEFLKDNPNICAFMAPSLDVRQDILVTEVPKLGKEAAVNAIKEWGQPKSKITHLVFCTTSGVDMPGADYQLIKLLGLSPFVKRVMMYHQGCYAGGTVLRLAKDIAENNRGARVLIVCSEITVVTFRGPSETHLDSLVGQSLFGDGAAALIVGSDPDTSAGEKPIFEMVSAAQTILPDSKGAIEGHLKEVGLTFHLLKTVPGLISKNIEKCLQEAFKPLGISDWNSLFWIAHPGGPAILDHVEIKLGLKAAKMKATRHVLSEYGNMSSACVFFILDEMRRRAVEDGAETTGEGLEWGVLFGFGPGLTVETVVLHSVPL, from the exons ATGGTGATGGGTGCCTTGTCCTTGGATGAGATCAGAAAGGCACAAAGAGGTGATGGACCAGCAAGCATCTTGGCCATAGGCACTGCCAACCCTCCCAACCAAGTGATCCAAGCAGAGTATCCAGACTACTACTTCCGCATCACCAACAGTGAACACATGACCGACCTCAAGGAGAAGTTCAAGCGCATGT GCGACAAATCAATGATAAGGAAACGTTACATGCACTTGACTGAAGAGTTTCTCAAGGACAACCCCAACATATGCGCCTTCATGGCTCCTTCCTTGGACGTTAGGCAGGACATTTTGGTGACCGAGGTCCCTAAGCTAGGCAAAGAGGCTGCAGTTAATGCTATCAAGGAGTGGGGCCAGCCCAAGTCCAAGATCACTCATCTTGTCTTCTGCACCACCTCTGGTGTGGACATGCCTGGTGCTGACTACCAGCTCATCAAGCTCCTCGGCCTCTCTCCTTTTGTTAAGCGTGTCATGATGTACCATCAAGGTTGCTACGCTGGTGGGACTGTCCTCCGTTTGGCCAAGGACATAGCTGAGAACAACCGCGGCGCTAGAGTACTTATTGTTTGCTCTGAGATTACTGTTGTTACCTTCCGTGGGCCCTCTGAGACCCACCTAGACTCCCTTGTTGGACAGTCTCTCTTCGGTGACGGTGCGGCTGCACTGATCGTTGGTTCAGACCCTGATACCTCTGCGGGAGAGAAACCAATCTTTGAGATGGTCTCTGCTGCACAGACCATCCTTCCTGACTCTAAAGGAGCCATAGAAGGACATCTGAAGGAGGTGGGACTCACCTTCCATCTCTTGAAGACTGTCCCCGGTCTCATCTCAAAGAACATTGAGAAGTGTCTACAGGAAGCGTTTAAACCGCTTGGGATAAGTGACTGGAACTCTCTCTTCTGGATAGCTCACCCTGGTGGCCCTGCCATCTTGGATCACGTTGAGATAAAGCTAGGACTAAAGGCAGCGAAGATGAAGGCCACTCGTCATGTCCTGAGCGAGTATGGAAACATGTCTAGTGCCTGTGTCTTCTTCATACTTGACGAGATGAGGAGGAGGGCAGTAGAGGATGGTGCAGAGACAACAGGAGAAGGGTTGGAGTGGGGTGTCTTGTTTGGTTTTGGACCTGGTCTCACTGTAGAGACAGTGGTCTTACACAGTGTTCCTCTCTGA
- the LOC106382268 gene encoding cyclin-C1-2, whose translation MASNFWTSTHYKELKDPEEINVVHPLDAQRGISLEDFRLIKLHMSNYISKLAQHIKIRQRVVATAVTYMRRVYTRKSLTEYEPRLVAPTCLYLACKAEESVVHAKILVFYIKKLYADEKFRYEIKDILEMEMKVLEALNFYLVVFHPYRSLPEYLQDSGLNDTSMTHLTWGLVNDTYKMDLILTHPPHLITIACIYVASVYKERDIKTWFEELSADMNIVKNIAMEILDFYENHRMFTEERVHAAFNKLATSP comes from the exons ATGGCTTCCAATTTCTGGACATCAACGCACTa CAAAGAGCTTAAGGACCCAGAAGAGATTAATGTTGTTCATCCTCTTGATGCTCAGAGAGGAATCTCTCTCGAAGATTTCAGACTCATTAAGCTTCACATGTCGAACT ACATATCGAAGCTGGCACAACACATTAAGATTAGGCAAAG AGTTGTTGCAACTGCTGTAACCTATATGCGCCGTGTTTACACAAG AAAGAGTTTGACAGAGTATGAGCCTAGGCTTGTTGCTCCCACCTGCTTGTACCTGGCTTGCAAAGCAGAGGAGAGTGTGGTCCATGCCAAGATTCTTGTCTTCTACATcaaaaaattgt ATGCTGATGAGAAGTTTAGGTATGAGATTAAGGATATTCTGGAGATGGAGATGAAGGTCTTGGAAGCTTTGAACTTCTATCTTGTTGTCTTCCACCCATACCGTTCTCTCCCTGA GTACTTGCAGGACTCTGGACTCAATGACACAAGCATGACCCATTTAACTTG GGGTCTTGTCAACGACACTTACAAAATGGACTTGATCCTTACGCACCCGCCTCATCTCATCACGATCGCTTGCATTTACGTTGCTTCTGTGTACAAAGAGAGAGACATAAAGACATGGTTTGAAGAGCTCTCTGCGGACATGAACATT GTGAAGAATATCGCTATGGAGATATTAGATTTCTATGAGAATCACAGAATGTTCACTGAAGAGAGAGTTCATGCCGCCTTCAACAAGCTTGCTACAAGTCCATaa